A stretch of the Notamacropus eugenii isolate mMacEug1 chromosome 2, mMacEug1.pri_v2, whole genome shotgun sequence genome encodes the following:
- the ADAMTS4 gene encoding A disintegrin and metalloproteinase with thrombospondin motifs 4, whose product MSQADIGPRRDLGGTQTSPLLPTPSQPLPGLLLLMLLLLDSCLSLAQLVGLPTQEEEIVFPERLNGSIFPGPGSQGLLLYRLPAFGEMLLLELEQDPGVRVEGLTVQYLGQAPSMLGGAEVGTYLTGTINGDPESVASLHWDGGALLGVLQYRGTELHLQPLEEGAPNSVGGKGAHILRRKSPTRDQGPMCNVGAPLGSPGPSPRRAKRFASVSRFVETLVVADDKMAAFHGAGLKRYLLTVMAAAAKAFRHPSLRNPVSLVVTRLVVLGPGEEGPQVGPSAAQTLRSFCTWQQGLNVPEDSHPDHFDTAILFTRQDLCGVSTCDTLGMADVGTVCDPARSCAIVEDDGLQSAFTAAHELGHVFNMLHDNSKPCVSLNGPGSSSRHVMAPVMAHVDPEEPWSPCSARFITDFLDNGHGHCLLDKPSAPLRLPVTFPGRDYDADRQCQLTFGPDSRHCPQLPPPCAALWCSGRLNGHAMCQTKHSPWADGTPCGPNQACMSGRCLQSAQLQDFNTPQAGGWGSWGPWGDCSRTCGGGVQFSSRDCTSPVPRNGGKYCEGRRMRFRSCHTQDCPTGTALTFREEQCAAFNLRSDLFKNFPGPMDWVPRYSGVAPQDQCKLTCQARALGYYYVLEPRVVDGTPCSLDSTSVCVQGRCIHAGCDRIIGSKKKFDKCMECGGDGSGCSKQSGSFKKFRYGYNDVVTIPSGATHILVRQQGDSGPHSIYLALKLQDGSYVLNGDYTLLPSASDVVLPGGASLRYSGATAASETLTGHGPLSQPLTLQALVVGNPQNPRLRYSFFVPRPAPPAPRPTPKDWLRQRAQILEILRRRHWVGKK is encoded by the exons ATGTCCCAAGCAGACATAGGTCCCAGGAGGGACTTAGGGGGAACTCAGACCAGCCCTCTACTTCCCACTCCATCCCAGCCACTTCCAGGGCTTCTACTTCTGATGTTGCTGCTACTAGATTCCTGCTTGTCTCTTGCCCAGCTGGTGGGCCTCCCCACTCAGGAGGAGGAGATCGTGTTTCCTGAGAGACTCAATGGCAGCATCTTTCCTGGCCCCGGCTCCCAGGGGCTCCTGTTGTATCGGCTGCCAGCCTTTGGAGAAATGCTGCTTCTGGAGCTGGAGCAGGACCCTGGTGTCCGGGTTGAGGGATTGACTGTTCAGTACCTGGGCCAGGCACCTTCGATGCTAGGTGGGGCTGAAGTGGGCACTTACCTGACGGGCACCATCAACGGGGATCCTGAGTCTGTGGCATCTCTGCATTGGGATGGGGGAGCCCTGCTGGGCGTCCTACAGTACCGGGGGACAGAACTCCACCTTCAGCCCCTAGAAGAGGGTGCTCCTAATTCTGTTGGGGGGAAAGGGGCCCACATCCTACGCCGAAAGAGCCCCACCAGAGACCAGGGCCCCATGTGCAACGTTGGGGCCCCACTTGGGAGCCCGGGTCCCAGTCCTCGAAGAGCCAAG CGCTTTGCCTCAGTAAGTCGCTTTGTGGAGACCCTGGTAGTGGCAGATGACAAGATGGCAGCATTTCACGGGGCTGGACTGAAGAGATACCTCCTGACTGTTATGGCAGCTGCCGCCAAGGCTTTCCGCCACCCAAGTCTTCGTAACCCAGTCAGTCTAGTGGTAACCAGGCTGGTTGTACTTGGGCCTGGTGAAGAGGGACCTCAGGTGGGCCCCAGCGCTGCTCAGACCCTGCGCAGCTTCTGTACCTGGCAGCAGGGACTCAACGTTCCTGAGGACAGCCACCCTGACCACTTTGATACAGCCATTCTGTTTACCCGACAG GACCTGTGTGGTGTCTCTACGTGTGACACACTTGGCATGGCTGATGTGGGCACAGTATGTGACCCAGCCAGAAGTTGTGCCATTGTGGAAGATGATGGACTCCAGTCGGCCTTCACTGCTGCTCATGAACTGG GCCATGTCTTTAACATGCTTCATGACAACTCCAAGCCATGTGTGAGTCTGAATGGTCCTGGGAGCTCCTCTCGTCATGTCATGGCACCAGTTATGGCACATGTGGACCCTGAGGAGCCCTGGTCCCCCTGCAGTGCCCGCTTCATCACAGATTTCCTTGACAACGGCCATG gACACTGTCTCTTAGACAAGCCCTCAGCTCCTTTGCGCCTGCCTGTGACCTTCCCTGGCAGGGACTATGATGCTGACCGCCAATGCCAGCTGACCTTTGGGCCTGACTCAAGACACTGTCCCCAGCTTCCCCCACCCTGTGCTGCCCTCTGGTGCTCTGGCCGCCTCAATGGCCATGCTATGTGCCAAACTAAGCACTCTCCCTGGGCTGATGGCACCCCCTGTGGACCCAACCAGGCCTGCATGAGTGGCCGCTGCCTCCAGAGTGCTCAGCTCCAGGATTTCAAT ACCCCACAGGCAGGAGGCTGGGGCTCTTGGGGGCCCTGGGGGGACTGCTCTCGGACCTGTGGAGGTGGTGTCCAGTTCTCTTCCCGTGACTGTACTAGTCCTGTTCCCCGGAATGGTGGCAAATACTGTGAGGGCCGCCGCATGCGCTTCCGCTCCTGCCATACCCAGGATTGCCCCACAGGCACAG CTTTGACCTTCCGTGAGGAGCAGTGTGCTGCCTTCAACCTCCGCTCTGATCTCTTCAAGAACTTCCCAGGGCCCATGGATTGGGTCCCACGATACAGTGGTGTGGCTCCCCAGGACCAGTGCAAGCTCACTTGTCAGGCCCGGGCCCTTGGCTACTACTATGTCCTGGAGCCTCGG GTGGTAGATGGGACCCCCTGCTCACTGGACAGCACCTCAGTCTGTGTTCAGGGCCGCTGTATCCATGCTGGCTGTGATCGGATTATTGGCTCCAAGAAAAAGTTTGACAAGTGCATGGAATGTGGCGGGGATGGCTCAGGCTGCAGCAAGCAGTCTGGCTCCTTCAAGAAGTTCAG GTATGGATACAATGATGTGGTCACCATCCCTTCAGGTGCTACCCACATTCTAGTGCGGCAACAGGGGGATTCTGGCCCTCACAGCATTTACCTGGCTCTGAAGCTTCAGGATGGCTCCTATGTCCTCAATGGTGACTACACACTGCTCCCATCTGCAAGTGACGTGGTTCTGCCTGGAGGTGCCAGCCTTCGATACAGCGGTGCCACTGCAGCCTCAGAGACCCTAACAGGCCATGGGCCATTGTCCCAGCCCCTGACCTTGCAGGCCCTGGTAGTGGGTAACCCTCAGAATCCTCGCCTCCGCTATAGCTTCTTTGTACCTCGGCCTGCCCCTCCAGCCCCTCGACCCACCCCAAAGGACTGGCTCCGACAGCGTGCACAAATCCTGGAGATTCTCCGGCGGCGCCATTGGGTGGGCAAAAAATAA
- the NDUFS2 gene encoding NADH dehydrogenase [ubiquinone] iron-sulfur protein 2, mitochondrial — protein MVTLRALGKLRTLVAPVLRPSPGVRLTLQPSRGSRQWQPDVEWAEQFGGAVMYPNKETALWKPAPWNDVDPPKDTKVANVTLNFGPQHPAAHGVLRLVMELSGEMVRKCDPHIGLLHRGTEKLIEYKTYLQALPYFDRLDYVSMMCNEQCYSLAVEKLLNIQPPTRAQWIRVLFGEITRLLNHIMAVTTHALDIGAMTPFFWMFEEREKMFEFYERVSGARMHAAYIRPGGVHQDLPLGLMDDIYEFAKNFSIRIDELEEMLTNNRIWRNRTVDIGVVTAEEALNYGFSGVMLRGSGIQWDLRKTQPYDAYDQVEFDVPIGSRGDCYDRYLCRVEEMRQALRIILQCLNKMPPGEIKVDDAKVSPPKRAEMKTSMESLIHHFKLYTEGYQVPPGATYTAIEAPKGEFGVYLVSDGSSRPYRCKIKAPGFAHLAGLDKMSKGHMLADVVAIIGTQDIVFGEVDR, from the exons ATGGTGACGCTGAGGGCTCTGGGGAAGCTCCGGACCCTCGTGGCCCCTGTGCTACGGCCCAGCCCCGGGGTCCGGCTGACGCTTCAGCCCAGCAG AGGGTCTCGGCAGTGGCAGCCAGATGTGGAATGGGCAGAACAGTTTGGGGGTGCTGTCATGTACCCCAATAAAGAAACCGCCCTCTGGAAGCCCGCACCCTGGAATG atGTGGACCCTCCAAAAGACACAAAGGTGGCCAATGTGACCCTAAACTTTGGGCCCCAGCACCCAGCGGCTCATGGAGTCCTTCGACTGGTGATGGAACTAAGTGGAGAAATGGTGCGGAAGTGTGATCCTCATATTGGCCTGCTTCACCGAGGCACTGAGAAGCTCATCGAATACAAGACTTACTTGCAG GCCCTTCCATACTTTGACCGGCTAGATTACGTGTCCATGATGTGTAATGAACAGTGCTATTCCTTGGCTGTAGAGAAGCTACTTAACATTCAGCCTCCGACTCGAGCACAGTGGATCCGAG TGCTATTTGGAGAGATCACTCGGCTGCTGAACCACATTATGGCAGTGACCACACATGCCCTGGACATTGGGGCTATGACTCCTTTCTTCTGGATGtttgaagaaagggagaag ATGTTTGAGTTTTATGAACGCGTATCAGGGGCACGCATGCATGCAGCATACATACGTCCAGGAGGGGTGCATCAG GACCTGCCCCTTGGGCTCATGGATGACATCTATGAATTTGCCAAGAACTTCTCCATTCGAATTGATGAGCTTGAAGAA ATGCTGACCAACAATCGGATTTGGCGAAATCGAACAGTTGACATTGGAGTAGTAACTGCAGAAGAGGCCCTTAACTATGGCTTTAG TGGGGTGATGCTTCGAGGCTCCGGGATCCAGTGGGACCTACGGAAGACTCAGCCCTATGATGCTTATGACCAAGTAGAGTTTGATGTCCCTATTGGGTCCAGAGGCGATTGCTATGACAG GTATCTGTGTCGGGTAGAAGAAATGCGTCAGGCTCTCCGGATCATTCTGCAGTGTCTTAACAAGATGCCTCCTGGGGAGATCAAAGTTGATGATGCCAAAGTGTCTCCACCAAAGCGGGCAGAGATGAAG aCATCCATGGAATCACTAATCCATCACTTCAAGCTCTATACTGAGGGCTACCAAGTTCCACCTGGTGCTACATACACTGCCATTGAGGCACCAAAG GGAGAGTTTGGAGTATACCTGGTTTCTGATGGCAGCAGCCGCCCCTATCGATGCAAGATCAAAGCACCTGGCTTTGCCCACTTG GCTGGTTTGGATAAGATGTCTAAGGGGCACATGCTGGCGGATGTGGTGGCAATCATAG gtACCCAGGACATTGTGTTTGGAGAGGTAGATCGGTGA